In Paraburkholderia terrae, the following proteins share a genomic window:
- a CDS encoding LysR family transcriptional regulator: MREFNLDQLRTLIAVVDLGSLASASSALNLAQPTISLHLKELESKLKVRLLERSRRGVSPTTAGTILIEHAREILAIADRASEAVRNHREGLLGVVRVGASAGLIAHHMPNVLQELSMRRPDIRIELSVTTTATANAMLFGDELDFALVGASQRQSGLTVIRWREDPLVAYLPADWSVPRRVTAEWLQEQPLLTNEPGSALYHQTLRWFAQAGFIIQPRIALNNGEALKSLVAAGYGAAILPFDSNLGSIATGIQVRDVAPAMKRSTFLAFKSSRSTAEPLKSVGDILRKCGRSSA, encoded by the coding sequence ATGCGTGAATTTAATTTGGATCAGCTACGCACCTTGATTGCCGTAGTTGACCTGGGTTCGCTGGCAAGTGCATCATCGGCGCTCAATCTGGCGCAACCAACGATCTCGCTGCATCTCAAAGAACTGGAGTCAAAACTGAAGGTTCGCTTGCTAGAGCGCAGCAGAAGGGGGGTAAGCCCGACCACCGCTGGCACCATTCTTATCGAACACGCGCGCGAAATCCTGGCGATCGCAGACCGTGCCAGTGAGGCAGTGCGAAACCACCGAGAAGGCTTGCTTGGCGTTGTGAGGGTCGGTGCATCGGCCGGGCTGATCGCGCACCACATGCCAAACGTACTACAGGAGCTTTCGATGCGCCGGCCAGATATCCGCATCGAACTGTCCGTCACGACGACGGCAACGGCGAATGCAATGCTGTTTGGTGACGAGTTGGATTTCGCGCTCGTCGGAGCCAGTCAACGCCAATCCGGGCTGACGGTTATCCGCTGGCGCGAAGATCCTCTTGTTGCGTACCTGCCGGCCGACTGGTCTGTACCGCGGCGCGTGACGGCCGAATGGCTCCAGGAGCAACCGCTGCTTACAAATGAGCCGGGCAGTGCGTTGTACCACCAGACGTTACGGTGGTTTGCTCAGGCCGGATTTATCATCCAACCAAGGATCGCGCTGAACAACGGCGAGGCGCTTAAAAGTCTGGTAGCGGCCGGCTATGGCGCGGCGATTTTGCCGTTTGATTCGAACCTAGGAAGTATAGCGACGGGCATCCAAGTGCGAGATGTTGCTCCCGCAATGAAGAGGAGCACTTTCCTTGCGTTCAAGTCGTCTCGTTCGACTGCCGAACCACTCAAATCGGTGGGCGACATTCTGCGCAAGTGCGGAAGATCTTCGGCGTGA
- the thrC gene encoding threonine synthase, giving the protein MRYISTRGDQTERTFSEILLEGLAPDGGLYVPTHYPRVDGGTLAKWRTLPYPELALEILCLYVDDIPRDDLRTIVYRTYTSDIFGSPEIAPLQRLDASVSLLKLSNGPTLAFKDIAMQLLGNLFEYELERRGEVLNILGATSGDTGSAAEYAMRGKKGIRVFMLSPHGRMSVFQQAQMFSLQDRNIHNIAIEGVFDDCQDIVKAMSKDLETKRRLRIGTVNSINWARLPAQVVYYFWGYFQATHDNQERVSFAVPSGNFGNICAAHIARMMGLPVEHLVLATNENDVLHDFFCSGEYRVRKSHETFETSSPSMDISKASNFERFLFDALDRDAMRTHLLFADELTKAGRFCVTPKEYAHIATFGFVSGKSTHADRLATIHDTWMQYSLIIDPHTADGLKVGREKVLPGVRTIALETALPAKFPDTIREAINRDPDRPTSLAGLDYLPMRSVFMPARVDNVKNYLVSHCNDRAL; this is encoded by the coding sequence ATGCGATACATATCAACCAGAGGCGACCAGACGGAACGTACCTTCTCAGAGATTCTCCTCGAAGGGCTGGCGCCTGACGGCGGCTTGTACGTGCCGACTCATTACCCGAGGGTCGACGGCGGGACACTTGCAAAGTGGCGGACGCTCCCCTACCCAGAACTAGCATTGGAAATTCTCTGTCTCTACGTGGACGACATCCCACGAGACGATCTCCGCACAATCGTCTATAGAACCTACACTTCAGACATTTTCGGATCGCCGGAAATTGCTCCGTTGCAGCGGCTTGATGCAAGCGTCTCCCTGCTGAAACTATCAAACGGACCAACGCTCGCCTTCAAAGACATCGCAATGCAATTGCTTGGTAATCTCTTCGAGTACGAACTGGAACGGCGTGGCGAGGTGTTGAATATCCTCGGTGCAACCTCCGGTGATACAGGGAGCGCAGCCGAATACGCAATGCGTGGCAAAAAGGGAATTCGCGTTTTCATGCTCAGTCCTCACGGCCGCATGAGCGTCTTTCAACAGGCCCAGATGTTCAGCCTGCAAGATCGAAACATCCACAACATCGCAATTGAAGGTGTCTTCGACGACTGTCAGGACATCGTCAAAGCGATGTCAAAAGACCTCGAGACGAAGCGTCGCCTGCGAATCGGCACAGTGAACTCCATCAACTGGGCACGCCTTCCTGCGCAAGTAGTCTATTATTTTTGGGGATATTTTCAAGCTACTCACGACAACCAGGAACGCGTTAGTTTCGCCGTCCCTTCAGGAAACTTTGGAAACATCTGCGCTGCGCATATAGCCCGAATGATGGGACTACCAGTTGAACATCTCGTTCTCGCCACAAACGAGAACGACGTGCTCCACGATTTTTTTTGCTCAGGCGAGTATCGTGTGCGAAAAAGCCATGAGACGTTCGAGACGTCCAGCCCTTCAATGGACATTTCGAAGGCGTCGAACTTCGAACGCTTCCTCTTTGATGCCTTAGATAGAGACGCGATGCGCACACATCTTCTCTTCGCAGACGAACTCACGAAAGCGGGCAGATTCTGTGTTACGCCCAAGGAGTATGCGCACATTGCGACGTTTGGATTTGTCTCGGGAAAGAGTACTCATGCGGACCGACTCGCGACAATCCATGACACCTGGATGCAATATTCACTGATCATCGACCCGCATACGGCTGATGGCCTAAAGGTTGGCCGCGAAAAAGTATTACCCGGTGTACGAACAATCGCACTCGAGACGGCGCTCCCTGCGAAATTCCCTGACACGATACGGGAAGCCATTAATCGAGATCCAGATCGCCCGACGTCGCTCGCGGGCTTGGACTACCTACCGATGCGTTCAGTTTTTATGCCAGCACGTGTCGACAATGTTAAAAATTACCTCGTATCTCACTGCAACGATCGAGCACTTTAG
- the aspA gene encoding aspartate ammonia-lyase: MTTRVEHDLLGDLAVPDDALYGIHTLRALRNFPITGIPISTYPNLVVALACVKEAAALANHELGLLDMQKKSAIAYACQQVRSGVAHEHFVVDVIQGGAGTSTNMNANEVIANLALLNLGCRRGDYSVLHPNEDVNLGQSTNDVYPTALKIATYMGIGELVEAMSVLRSSFERKAEGFKDIVKMGRTQLQDAVPMTLGQEFSTFAVMIGEDQERLREASRLICEINLGATAIGTGINTSPEYAPLVCRHLAEITGIPVVTSPNLVEATQDVGSFVQLSGVLKRVAVKLSKICNDLRLLSSGPRAGLGEINLPPVQAGSSIMPGKVNPVIPEVVNQIAFEVIGNDVTVSFAAEAGQLQLNAFEPIIAHSLFKSVAHLRAGCLTLAEKCVDGISANRDRLLSLVENSIGIVTALNPYIGYDNATQVAQEALVSGRGVPEIVIEKGLLTRVQLDEILQPEMLTQPRVALAFGAR; encoded by the coding sequence ATGACGACACGTGTCGAACATGATCTACTGGGCGATCTTGCCGTGCCCGACGATGCCTTGTATGGAATCCACACGCTGAGAGCGCTGAGAAACTTTCCAATCACCGGGATTCCGATTTCTACATACCCGAATCTTGTTGTCGCTCTCGCATGTGTGAAGGAGGCAGCTGCGCTCGCGAATCATGAACTGGGATTGCTTGATATGCAGAAGAAATCTGCAATCGCATATGCCTGTCAGCAGGTTCGCTCAGGTGTTGCGCATGAGCATTTTGTGGTTGACGTGATTCAAGGTGGAGCAGGTACGTCAACTAACATGAACGCCAATGAAGTGATCGCGAATTTGGCGCTGTTAAATTTGGGGTGCCGGCGAGGTGACTACTCGGTGCTTCATCCAAATGAAGATGTAAACCTGGGTCAAAGCACCAATGACGTGTATCCGACCGCTTTGAAAATTGCGACTTACATGGGTATCGGCGAACTTGTTGAGGCAATGAGTGTGCTTCGATCCTCGTTCGAGCGCAAGGCAGAGGGCTTCAAAGATATTGTCAAAATGGGACGAACACAACTCCAGGATGCGGTACCGATGACACTTGGACAGGAGTTCAGTACATTCGCCGTAATGATCGGTGAAGATCAAGAGCGGTTGCGCGAAGCCTCGAGGCTGATCTGTGAAATTAATCTGGGCGCTACGGCGATTGGGACTGGCATCAATACATCCCCCGAGTACGCGCCGCTTGTTTGCCGGCATCTCGCCGAGATTACCGGAATTCCCGTCGTCACGTCGCCTAATCTCGTTGAGGCGACCCAGGACGTAGGCTCGTTTGTGCAACTCTCGGGTGTGTTGAAGCGCGTTGCTGTTAAGCTTTCGAAGATATGCAACGACCTGCGTCTGCTATCTAGTGGACCCCGAGCGGGGCTTGGTGAAATCAATCTTCCACCGGTTCAGGCCGGGTCGAGCATTATGCCTGGCAAGGTGAATCCTGTGATTCCCGAGGTAGTCAATCAGATCGCGTTTGAGGTGATTGGCAACGATGTTACCGTGAGTTTCGCTGCGGAGGCGGGTCAACTGCAACTGAATGCATTCGAGCCGATCATCGCACACAGCCTGTTCAAAAGCGTGGCGCACCTTCGAGCAGGGTGCTTGACCCTCGCTGAAAAATGTGTTGATGGTATCTCCGCGAACCGTGATCGTCTACTCTCGCTCGTTGAGAACTCGATCGGGATCGTCACTGCGCTCAATCCGTATATTGGTTATGACAATGCGACGCAAGTCGCACAGGAAGCACTGGTGTCCGGTCGCGGAGTTCCAGAAATCGTGATCGAGAAGGGCTTGTTGACGCGCGTGCAACTCGACGAGATTTTGCAACCTGAGATGCTCACTCAGCCACGAGTAGCATTGGCATTTGGAGCTCGTTGA